One stretch of Sulfuricystis multivorans DNA includes these proteins:
- a CDS encoding NAD(P)/FAD-dependent oxidoreductase, with amino-acid sequence MAHIVILGGGIGGMTAAYDMKEQVGPNDKVTVVSEHPYFQFTPSNPWVAVNWRTREDITFEIAPYLARKGIDFIAKAAKKVHPADNRIELIDGSFVDYDFLIIATGPKLAFDEVEGLGPEKFTHSVCAVDHAVKSGAAWNQFVADPGPIVVGAVQGASCYGPAYEYALIMDTDLRRRKIRSKVPMTFVTAEPYIGHLGLGGVGDSKGLLESTFRDKHIKWICNAKVTKVEAGKMYVTEHNDDGSVKKEHELPFKYSMMLPAFKGVDAVFGVEGLANPRGFTIIDEFQRNPKYKNIYSVGVCVAIPPVEATPIPVGTPKTGYMIESMVTATVHNIRQAMDGKEPDHKATWNAVCLADFGDEGAAFVAIPQIPPRNVSWFKKGKWVHYAKVGYEKYFLNKIKKGNTEPFYERYVLKLIGVTRLHK; translated from the coding sequence ATGGCACACATCGTCATTCTCGGCGGCGGAATCGGCGGCATGACTGCTGCTTACGACATGAAGGAGCAGGTCGGCCCCAACGACAAGGTCACGGTCGTCAGCGAACATCCCTACTTCCAATTCACGCCCTCCAATCCCTGGGTGGCGGTGAATTGGCGCACACGCGAGGACATCACCTTCGAAATCGCGCCATATCTCGCCCGTAAGGGCATCGACTTCATTGCCAAGGCGGCAAAAAAAGTTCATCCGGCCGACAATCGCATCGAGCTGATCGACGGCTCCTTTGTCGATTACGACTTCCTGATCATCGCCACTGGACCCAAACTCGCCTTCGACGAAGTCGAAGGTCTCGGCCCGGAAAAATTCACTCATTCGGTTTGTGCGGTCGATCACGCCGTCAAGTCCGGCGCCGCCTGGAACCAGTTCGTCGCCGATCCCGGCCCGATCGTCGTCGGTGCGGTCCAAGGCGCCTCATGTTACGGTCCGGCCTATGAATACGCGCTGATCATGGATACCGACCTGCGTCGCCGCAAGATCCGCAGCAAGGTGCCGATGACCTTCGTCACCGCGGAACCTTACATCGGCCACCTCGGCCTGGGCGGTGTTGGCGACTCGAAGGGTTTGCTCGAATCGACATTCCGCGACAAGCACATCAAGTGGATCTGCAACGCCAAGGTCACCAAAGTCGAAGCCGGCAAGATGTATGTGACCGAGCACAACGACGACGGCAGCGTGAAGAAGGAGCACGAGCTGCCGTTCAAGTATTCGATGATGCTGCCGGCCTTCAAAGGCGTCGATGCGGTTTTTGGCGTCGAAGGGCTGGCCAACCCGCGCGGCTTCACGATCATCGACGAGTTCCAGCGCAATCCGAAATACAAGAACATTTATTCGGTCGGCGTCTGCGTCGCGATTCCGCCCGTCGAAGCCACGCCGATCCCCGTCGGCACACCAAAGACCGGCTACATGATCGAATCGATGGTCACCGCCACGGTGCACAACATCCGCCAGGCGATGGACGGCAAGGAGCCAGATCACAAGGCCACCTGGAATGCGGTCTGCCTAGCCGATTTCGGCGACGAAGGCGCGGCCTTCGTCGCCATTCCGCAGATTCCACCACGCAACGTCAGCTGGTTCAAGAAAGGCAAATGGGTACATTACGCCAAGGTCGGCTACGAAAAATACTTCCTCAACAAGATCAAGAAGGGAAATACCGAGCCGTTCTACGAGCGTTATGTCCTCAAGCTGATCGGCGTCACCCGTCTGCACAAGTAA
- a CDS encoding enoyl-CoA hydratase/isomerase family protein: MAADILTARDGAILTVTLFNPDKLNALNTSMWRRLAEVFSVATADAALRCVIVRGAGTAFATGGDLDEMHTLRATVEGALAYHRQVAEALTAIRRCRHPIVAQITGPCVGGGLEIACACDLRIAGESARFGAPINKLGFSMYPDELAGLLELAGEAVVKEMLLEGRLLTAREAYEKGLLTRVVADETLVAETQATVERIAAGAPLVARWHKQWIARLQQGVPLSEDERRASFAFLSSADYGIGMAAFAAKQPPNFTGR; the protein is encoded by the coding sequence GTGGCTGCGGACATCCTCACCGCGCGTGACGGTGCCATCCTCACCGTCACGCTGTTCAATCCCGACAAGCTCAATGCGCTGAATACGTCGATGTGGCGGCGTCTGGCGGAGGTTTTCAGCGTTGCCACCGCCGACGCTGCGCTGCGCTGCGTGATCGTGCGCGGTGCCGGCACGGCCTTCGCCACCGGCGGCGATCTCGATGAGATGCACACGCTGCGCGCCACGGTGGAGGGCGCGCTGGCCTATCACCGTCAGGTCGCCGAGGCGCTCACGGCCATTCGTCGCTGCCGTCACCCGATCGTGGCGCAAATCACTGGTCCCTGTGTCGGCGGCGGTCTGGAAATCGCCTGCGCCTGCGATCTGCGCATCGCCGGCGAATCAGCACGCTTCGGGGCACCGATCAACAAGCTGGGATTCTCGATGTATCCGGACGAGCTAGCCGGCCTGCTCGAACTCGCTGGTGAGGCGGTGGTCAAGGAAATGCTGCTCGAAGGCCGGTTGCTGACGGCCCGTGAAGCCTATGAAAAAGGCCTGCTGACGCGCGTCGTCGCCGACGAAACACTCGTCGCGGAGACGCAGGCCACGGTGGAGCGCATCGCCGCCGGCGCGCCGCTCGTCGCACGCTGGCACAAGCAATGGATCGCCCGCCTGCAACAAGGCGTGCCATTGAGCGAGGACGAACGGCGCGCTTCCTTCGCGTTTCTCAGCAGCGCCGATTATGGAATCGGCATGGCAGCGTTCGCTGCCAAGCAGCCGCCGAACTTCACCGGTCGGTAA
- a CDS encoding DsrE family protein: MRIFPLAIAALIVGTVLPAFSAGAAGASNRVGADRTAPSAFNRLVIQINEDDGKKWMALLANIKNIQAELGKKNVAIAVVAIGSGLGMLKADSVAANDVLDAIAGGVEFLACGNSLQAQHLTADDLVAGVKIVKAGYVEIMKRQQAGWIYLRP, from the coding sequence ATGAGAATCTTTCCGCTTGCAATCGCTGCGTTGATCGTTGGCACAGTCCTACCCGCCTTCTCCGCCGGCGCTGCCGGTGCAAGCAATCGAGTCGGCGCTGACAGAACGGCACCCAGCGCGTTCAATCGCCTCGTCATCCAAATCAATGAGGACGATGGCAAGAAATGGATGGCGCTACTCGCCAACATCAAGAATATCCAGGCCGAGCTGGGGAAGAAGAATGTCGCCATCGCCGTCGTCGCCATTGGCAGCGGCCTGGGCATGCTGAAGGCCGATTCGGTGGCGGCCAACGATGTGCTCGATGCCATCGCCGGCGGCGTCGAGTTTCTTGCTTGCGGCAATTCGCTGCAGGCGCAACACCTCACCGCCGACGATCTCGTCGCGGGCGTCAAAATCGTCAAGGCCGGTTATGTCGAAATCATGAAGCGCCAGCAGGCCGGCTGGATCTATCTGCGCCCATGA
- the yrfG gene encoding GMP/IMP nucleotidase has translation MIDWNAIDTVLLDMDGTLLDLHFDNHFWQAHVPLCYAATKGLTLDVAREELMARYSARAGTLDWYSVDYWESELELDIMRLKEEVAHLIQVHPSVSDFLALLGRLRKRVVLATNAHHKSITLKMAKTGLEPHFDAIVSAHALGFAKEQRGFWEKLAAIEPFEPTRTLLIDDSLPVLDAARDYGIRYLVAVRRPDTKLPPKDTCHYPAIDSFTELLT, from the coding sequence ATGATCGACTGGAATGCCATCGACACCGTCCTGCTCGACATGGACGGCACCCTACTCGACCTCCATTTCGACAACCATTTCTGGCAGGCCCATGTGCCGCTGTGCTATGCGGCAACGAAGGGGCTGACACTCGATGTGGCGCGCGAGGAACTGATGGCACGCTATTCAGCCCGCGCCGGCACACTCGACTGGTATTCGGTCGACTACTGGGAAAGCGAGCTGGAGCTCGACATCATGCGGCTCAAGGAAGAAGTCGCGCATCTGATCCAGGTCCACCCGTCGGTCAGCGATTTCCTTGCCCTGCTGGGCCGGTTGCGCAAGCGCGTGGTGCTCGCCACCAACGCGCATCACAAGAGCATCACGCTGAAGATGGCGAAAACCGGGCTCGAACCGCATTTCGATGCGATCGTCTCCGCCCATGCACTCGGTTTCGCCAAGGAACAGCGCGGCTTCTGGGAGAAGCTCGCCGCGATCGAGCCATTCGAGCCGACCCGCACCCTGCTCATCGACGACAGCCTGCCGGTGCTCGATGCCGCGCGCGACTATGGCATCCGCTATCTCGTCGCGGTGCGCAGGCCCGATACGAAACTGCCCCCCAAAGACACATGCCATTACCCGGCCATTGACAGCTTCACCGAATTGCTCACATAA